Part of the Saccharomyces paradoxus chromosome XI, complete sequence genome, GCGTTGAATTATGTGTTCGTCAATGTCTGCAGGCTCATTCCCCACTAGCTTGTTTTCCCAGTCGACCCATAGCGCCTCCTTAGGGTTCCACAGTCCCTTCTGGACACACTTCTGGAGGTCCATTCCGAACGTCGGGTCCGTGTGCTTATATTTAAGCACTGAATCAAGCTTTGGGATCTGCCTTTGCAGCGAAACTGGGCCTTGCGGGCACGATGTTCTCATGTATTGCAGCTGGTCCCACGTGGGAAAACGGTTGGCGATCTCAACGTCGAATCGATGAGAGACGTCTCCCTTCAGCAACTGGAGGCATTTCTGCGACTTGATATTGGACGCGATGTCGTTAGTAAACAACGAAATGGTACGTGGCTGTCTCTGCAATGTTTTCCAGAATGACATTATTTTGCGTAGCGTTTGCGATGTTCAGGTCTGTTATTTCTATTTGCACTTTTCTTAACGTTCTCTCTTGGTTTTATATGCCCCTTTCCAAAGTTTGGTGGAGACCCCGTATATTGAGTGCCCGTGCCCAATCAAGCTGAAGCCAGGCTGacagagaagaagaggtCAAGAACCATCGAAACCAACAACATATTTTTACCAGTAGCTTGGCCGCAACGATTGCATCAGAGgacaagaacaaaattATAGAGATGCAAGAGCATGAAAGAGAAGGGAGCGCTCGGCATGTGCTGAAAGTGTCTACAGTGTAGGTGTCCCGCTGCCAAATAGGTTATGGAGCATTGCACGATGATGTATAATGCACTGCAAACTGCCACGCTGGGATAGTCGTTTCTcacttctttctttcactttttgATCCCCTGTAAAGAATAGGATGAGATGtgaattttcatttttaatCCCCTCGCCGTGCGGctgaaaaagagaaatgaTAGTGGGATAACAAGGTTTCAGATGATTAGAAAAGAGGCTTTTTTACACTGTTCATCGACGACAAGGAGCTGTAAGAACCACTCATGCCAACAACTAGGAGGACGCGATCCAGGGCTTCCTTGGCACTTCCCTTCCAGTTACGGCTGGTTCACAAGAAGTCGTGGGGCCATCGGCTAAGAGATTTCATTTCCGGCTTCTTGAAATCGTGCAGACCCATTGCTAAGTACATTTTCCCCAACTTCATCGTAGTGCACTATATCTACCTGATTACGCTGTCAATCATCGGGTCTATTCTATTGTATCCGTGCAAGAACTCGGCGTTTATCGATGTGTTATTTCTGGCTGCTGGGGCGTCTACGCAGGGTGGGTTGGCCACCAAGAGCACTAATGATTTCAATCTGTACCAGCAAATAGTGGTGTATGTCATCACGTTGCTGTCCACACCTATAATTATTCATGGGTTTTTGGCCTTTGTCAGGTTGTATTGGTTTGAAAGGTACTTCGACAACATTAGGGACTTTTCCAAGCAGAATTTTAAACTTAGAAGGACCATGACGTTGCaacaaagagaaatatCTGGCAGCAGTGGCAACGCCGCTCGAAGTAGAAGTTTCAAAGACAACTTGTTTCGTGGGAAGTTTGTTTCCAGAGAAGGCCCACACCAACCCGCTTCAGATGTTCCCATGGGCTCTCCTGACACGTCCGCATCATCCTCTATCTCACCCTTGAATGTTTCCTCCTCTAAGGATGACTCCACTGACACTCAAAGCTCGCTCCCACATTTCTCCGGTAAGCGTGAACCCTCAGATGTCGACCCAACGGACATTTACAAATCAATAATGATGTTACAAAAACAGCAAGAAAAGAGCAAACCAAATTCCACGGATTCTTCCCTCGATGAGGCCAATGAACCAGCTTTCATCGTTCAAGAACGTCATGAAAGAAGACCGCCACATTACTCGCTGGAACACCATTCTGTTTTGCCATCTGCTGAAGAATTGCACAGGCTAGCCCAGACTAAAAGTTTTCAGAAACTGCTTCGCTTGCAGAGAGATGAAGGTGACTATGACTTTGATGGTGCACCCGGCAAATTTATGGTCActaagaagaagaaaatatctAGAACACAGTCATGTAACAGCCCAACGTATGTGCCTCCACCAGATCAAGAAACCTCAAGCCAAGCACTCGAAAAGGATAAAAATCTGGCCAGGTCGGCGCCTTCATCGTCTGCTGATGAGGAGATGAGTTTTTCGCCGCAAGAGTCCTTGAATTTACAGTTCCAAGCACACCCGCCCAAACCCGAACGACGTGAAGGTGATATAGACCACCCTTTTAACAGAACAATGAGCACTAACTATCTATCGTGGCAACCAACTTTTGGCAGAAATTCTGTCTTCATTGGACTCACAAAGCAACAAAAGGAGGAACTCGGCGGTGTCGAATATCGCGCTCTGAGATTACTATGTTGCATTCTCGTGGTATACTACATCGGATTCAACATTTTGGCGTTTGTGACCATCGTTCCATGGGCCTGTAAGAGGCACCATTATGCTGAGATTATTAGACAAAATGGAGTTTCGCCCGCCTGGTGGGGGTTTTTCACTGCAATGAGTGCATTCAGCAATTTAGGTCTGTCTTTGACCGCTAATTCCATGGTTTCTTTTGATACTGCGCCATATCCACTGATTTTCATGATGTTATTCATTATCATAGGCAATACAGGCTTCCCAATTATGTTGAGATTTATCATTTGGATCATGTTCAAAACCTCGAAAGACTTATCTCAGTTTAAAGAGAGCCTGGGGTTTTTATTGGATCATCCGCGCAGATGCTTTACGTTGTTATTCCCCAGCGCCCCCACATGGTGGCTGTTTACAACTTTAATCGTCTTAAATGCCACGGATTGGATCCTTTTCATAATCCTGGATTTCAATTCTGCTGTAGTAAGACAAGTTGCTAAAGGTTATAGAGCTCTTATGGGCCTCTTCCAATCTGTATGCACAAGAACCGCTGGATTCAACGTTGTTGACTTAAGTAAATTACATCCGTCCATTCAGGTATCCTATATGCTAATGATGTACGTCTCGGTTCTGCCACTGGCAATTTCCATCAGAAGAACAAATGTTTACGAAGAACAATCGTTGGGACTCTATGATAATGGGAAAGACGACGACGGCACCACCCAGAAAACCAGCACGAAGGACACTGAACAGGATGGCGAATCCGAAGAGAGAGACCCCGTGCCA contains:
- the FMP46 gene encoding putative redox protein (redox protein containing a thioredoxin fold~similar to YKR049C) produces the protein MSFWKTLQRQPRTISLFTNDIASNIKSQKCLQLLKGDVSHRFDVEIANRFPTWDQLQYMRTSCPQGPVSLQRQIPKLDSVLKYKHTDPTFGMDLQKCVQKGLWNPKEALWVDWENKLVGNEPADIDEHIIQRK
- the TRK2 gene encoding Trk2p (Component of the Trk1p-Trk2p potassium transport system~similar to YKR050W), which translates into the protein MPTTRRTRSRASLALPFQLRLVHKKSWGHRLRDFISGFLKSCRPIAKYIFPNFIVVHYIYLITLSIIGSILLYPCKNSAFIDVLFLAAGASTQGGLATKSTNDFNLYQQIVVYVITLLSTPIIIHGFLAFVRLYWFERYFDNIRDFSKQNFKLRRTMTLQQREISGSSGNAARSRSFKDNLFRGKFVSREGPHQPASDVPMGSPDTSASSSISPLNVSSSKDDSTDTQSSLPHFSGKREPSDVDPTDIYKSIMMLQKQQEKSKPNSTDSSLDEANEPAFIVQERHERRPPHYSLEHHSVLPSAEELHRLAQTKSFQKLLRLQRDEGDYDFDGAPGKFMVTKKKKISRTQSCNSPTYVPPPDQETSSQALEKDKNLARSAPSSSADEEMSFSPQESLNLQFQAHPPKPERREGDIDHPFNRTMSTNYLSWQPTFGRNSVFIGLTKQQKEELGGVEYRALRLLCCILVVYYIGFNILAFVTIVPWACKRHHYAEIIRQNGVSPAWWGFFTAMSAFSNLGLSLTANSMVSFDTAPYPLIFMMLFIIIGNTGFPIMLRFIIWIMFKTSKDLSQFKESLGFLLDHPRRCFTLLFPSAPTWWLFTTLIVLNATDWILFIILDFNSAVVRQVAKGYRALMGLFQSVCTRTAGFNVVDLSKLHPSIQVSYMLMMYVSVLPLAISIRRTNVYEEQSLGLYDNGKDDDGTTQKTSTKDTEQDGESEERDPVPANFKPKKQSPKSFVGAHLRRQLSFDLWYLFLGLFIICICEGKKIEDVNEPDFNVFSILFEIVSAYGTVGLSLGYPNTNTSLSAQFTVLSKLVVIAMLIRGRNRGLPYTLDRAIMLPSDKLEQIDRLQDMKAKGKLLAKVDEDPMTTYVKKRSHKLKKAATKFWRRH